The following DNA comes from Amycolatopsis albispora.
CACCGCCTACGTGCTCATCGACGGCGCCGACATCGCCTTCCTGCACCTGATCCTCGGCTGTGACGCGGCCGACGTGCGGATGGGCATGCGGGTGCGCGCGTCGTGGCGCCCGCGCGAGGAGTGGACCACCTCGCTGGAGAACATCGCGCACTTCGAGCCGACCGGGGAACCGGACGCGCCGTACGAATCCTTCGCCCATCACCTGTAGGGACGCACACATGCCAGATGTCGCCGTGATCGGCTTCGCGCAGGCGCCGAACGTGCGGGAAACCCCGGGCACCACCAACGGCGTGGAAATGCTGGTGCCGCTGCTCGCCACCGCGTACCGGCAAACCGGACTGTCCAAACAGGACATCGAGTTCTGGTGCTCCGGCTCGTCGGACTACCTGGCCGGCCGGGCGTTCTCCTTCATCGCCGCGGTGGACGCGATCGGCGCCTTCCCGCCGATCCACGAGTCGCACGTGGAGATGGACGCGGCGTGGGCGTTCTACGAGGCCTGGCTGAAGATCCGGATGGGCGAGGTGGACACCGCGCTCGTCTACGGCTTCGGCAAGTCCTCGGCCGGGCAGCTGCGCCGGGTGCTCGCGCTCCAGCTCGACCCGTACTTCACCGCGCCGCTGTGGCCGGATTCGATCAGCATCGCCGCGTTGCAGGCCAGAGCCGGGCTCGACGCCGGGCTGTGGTCCGAAAAGGACCTCGCCGAGGTCGCCGCGCGCAGCCTGGCCGACGCGGCGGACAATCCGCTCGCGCAGTTCTCCGGTGCCACCGGCGCCGCCGAGCTGCTGGACTCGCCGATGGTCGCGGACCCCTTGCGACGTCACGACATCGCCCCGGTCACCGACGGTGCCGCGGTGGTGGTGCTGGCTTCCGAGGAACGCGCCCGCGACCTGGTCGAACGACCGGCGGTGATCAGCGGGATCGAGCACCGCGTGGATTCCCCGGTGCTCGGCGCCCGCGACCTGACCCGCTCCCCCAGCACCGCGGCCGCGGGCGCGGCGGCGGGGATCGACGGGGTGGAGGTCGCCGAACTGCACGCGCCGTTCACCCACCAGGAACTCATCCTCCGCCGGGAACTGGGCCTGGGCGACGGCGTCCGGATCAACCCGTCCGGCGGGGTGCTCACCGGCAATCCGATGTTCGCCGCCGGGCTGGCCAGGATCGGCGAGGCGGCCAAGCGCATTCTCGACGGCGGCGCCCGGCGCACCCTCGCGCACGCCACCAGCGGGCCCGCGCTGCAACAGAACCTGGTCGCCGTGCTGGAAAGGCGGGACTGAGATGGCGCCACTACCGGCCGCGGTGCTCGGCACCGGGCAAACCCACCACCGGGCCAAGCGGACCGACGTGTCCATGCCCGGCCTGCTGCGCGAGGCGATCGACCGCGCGATGGCCGACGCGCAGGTCGGCTGGGACGAGATCGACGCGGTGGTGCTCGGCAAGGCACCGGACCTGTTCGAGGGCGTGATGATGCCCGAGCTGTTCCTCGCCGATTCGCTGGGCGCCAACGGGAAGCCGCTGCTGCGCGTGCACACCGCCGGTTCGGTCGGCGGCTCGACCGCGCTGGTGGCGGCGAGTCTGGTGCAGGCCGGCGTGCACCGCCGCGTGCTCACGGTGGCCTTCGAGAAGCAGTCCGAATCCAACGCGATGTGGGGACTGTCCATCGTGCCGCCGTTCCAGATGCCGGTGGGTGCCGGGGCCGGCGGTTACTTCGCGCCGCACGTGCGCTCCTACATCCGGCGCTCGGGCGCGCCCGAGGTGGTCGGCGCGATGGTCGCGGCGAAGGACCGCCGCAACGGCGCGCTCAACCCGCACGCGCACCTGCGGCAGCCGGACATCACCGTGGAGTCGGTGCGGGCGTCGAAAATGCTGTGGGACCCGATCCGCTACGACGAGACCTGCCCGTCCTCCGACGGCGCCTGCGCCATGGTGATCGGGGACGAGGCCGCCGGGGACGCGGTGCCGGGCGGGGCCGCCTGGATCCACGCCACCGCGATGCGGACCGAGCCGACCACCTTCGCCGGCCGCGACCAGGTCAGCCCGCAGGCGGGCCGGGACGCGGCGGCCGCGCTGTGGCGCGACGCCGGCATCGCCGATCCGCTGTCCGAAGTGGACGCCGCGGAGATCTACGTGCCGTTCTCCTGGTTCGAGCCGATGTGGCTGGAGAACCTGGGCTTCGCCGAAGCGGGCGAGGGCTGGAAGCTGACCGAGGCGGGCGAAACCGCGATCGGCGGGCGGTTACCGGTGAACCCGTCGGGTGGGGTCCTTTCGTCCAATCCGATCGGCGCGTCGGGCATGCTGCGCTTCGCCGAGGCCGCCCGCCAGGTGATGGGCCGCGCCGGTGACCACCAGGTCGACGGCGCGCGCATCGCACTCGGACACGCCTACGGCGGCGGCTCGCAATATTTCTCCATGTGGGTGGTGGGCTCGCGCAAACCGGGTGACTAACCTGCGAGCGTGACCGAGGAGCGCAGGACCGGCCGGATCGGGCGGGAGCCGCAGTACGAGGTGTTTGCGGACGCGTTCGCCGAGCACGCCGAGAACGGCGCGTTCAACGCGCTCTACGACCGCCCGGCCATGCTCGCCCTGCTCGGGGACGTGCGCGGGGCGAAGGTGCTCGACGCCGCCTGCGGGCCGGGGCTCTACGCCAGCGAA
Coding sequences within:
- a CDS encoding thiolase domain-containing protein translates to MAPLPAAVLGTGQTHHRAKRTDVSMPGLLREAIDRAMADAQVGWDEIDAVVLGKAPDLFEGVMMPELFLADSLGANGKPLLRVHTAGSVGGSTALVAASLVQAGVHRRVLTVAFEKQSESNAMWGLSIVPPFQMPVGAGAGGYFAPHVRSYIRRSGAPEVVGAMVAAKDRRNGALNPHAHLRQPDITVESVRASKMLWDPIRYDETCPSSDGACAMVIGDEAAGDAVPGGAAWIHATAMRTEPTTFAGRDQVSPQAGRDAAAALWRDAGIADPLSEVDAAEIYVPFSWFEPMWLENLGFAEAGEGWKLTEAGETAIGGRLPVNPSGGVLSSNPIGASGMLRFAEAARQVMGRAGDHQVDGARIALGHAYGGGSQYFSMWVVGSRKPGD
- a CDS encoding thiolase domain-containing protein; amino-acid sequence: MPDVAVIGFAQAPNVRETPGTTNGVEMLVPLLATAYRQTGLSKQDIEFWCSGSSDYLAGRAFSFIAAVDAIGAFPPIHESHVEMDAAWAFYEAWLKIRMGEVDTALVYGFGKSSAGQLRRVLALQLDPYFTAPLWPDSISIAALQARAGLDAGLWSEKDLAEVAARSLADAADNPLAQFSGATGAAELLDSPMVADPLRRHDIAPVTDGAAVVVLASEERARDLVERPAVISGIEHRVDSPVLGARDLTRSPSTAAAGAAAGIDGVEVAELHAPFTHQELILRRELGLGDGVRINPSGGVLTGNPMFAAGLARIGEAAKRILDGGARRTLAHATSGPALQQNLVAVLERRD